The following proteins are co-located in the uncultured Draconibacterium sp. genome:
- a CDS encoding RNA polymerase sigma factor RpoD/SigA produces MRQLKITKQVTNRDTLSLDKYLHEIGKVELLSAEKEVELAKRIKKGDRQALEALIKANLRFVVSVSKQYQNQGLSLPDLINEGNLGLIKAAERFDETRGFKFISYAVWWIRQSILQALAEQARIVRLPLNKIGSINKINKAFSKLEQEFQREPTIEEVAELMEAKPELVEDSMNFSSIHVSMDAPLRDEEGNNMYDVMLNDDSPKPDEELMDGSLRQEIERSLSTLGDREAEILRFYFGLKGYQAHTLEEIGDEFGLTRERVRQIKEKAIKKLKNQYRNRLLKSYLGK; encoded by the coding sequence TGAGACAACTAAAAATTACCAAGCAGGTAACTAACCGCGATACCCTCTCGCTGGATAAGTACCTGCATGAGATTGGGAAGGTTGAATTGTTGTCTGCTGAAAAAGAGGTTGAACTCGCCAAACGCATTAAAAAAGGAGACCGTCAGGCTTTGGAAGCACTGATTAAAGCAAATCTACGTTTTGTAGTATCAGTGTCAAAGCAATATCAGAATCAAGGTCTCAGTTTGCCCGACTTAATTAATGAAGGAAACCTTGGATTAATAAAAGCAGCTGAACGATTCGACGAAACACGAGGATTTAAATTTATATCTTATGCGGTTTGGTGGATTCGACAATCTATTTTACAGGCACTGGCAGAGCAAGCCCGAATTGTACGCTTGCCTCTAAATAAGATTGGATCAATCAATAAAATTAACAAAGCATTTAGCAAACTCGAGCAGGAATTTCAACGGGAACCTACTATTGAAGAGGTAGCCGAGTTAATGGAAGCTAAGCCGGAGTTGGTTGAAGATTCAATGAATTTTTCCAGCATTCATGTTTCAATGGATGCACCATTACGGGATGAAGAAGGCAACAACATGTACGATGTAATGCTTAACGACGATTCGCCAAAACCGGATGAAGAGTTGATGGATGGTTCGTTAAGGCAGGAAATAGAGCGTTCGTTATCGACTTTGGGCGATCGCGAAGCTGAAATTCTTCGTTTTTATTTTGGATTAAAAGGATATCAGGCGCATACTCTGGAAGAAATTGGTGATGAATTTGGTCTCACCCGCGAACGTGTTCGTCAGATCAAAGAGAAAGCGATTAAAAAGCTGAAAAACCAGTACAGGAACAGGTTGCTTAAATCCTATCTTGGAAAATAA
- the rpe gene encoding ribulose-phosphate 3-epimerase — protein sequence MTQLVAPSILSADFNNLGKDIEMINASAADYIHFDVMDGVFVPNISFGIPVIEHVNRIAKKPLDVHLMIVNPDHLLEPFVKSGASIVTVHYEACPHLHRTLQLIKSLGAKASVSLNPHTPVSVLEEVIADLDMVLLMSVNPGFGGQKFIESTYEKVRKLRKMIDQAGTECLIEVDGGVNYETGKKLYEAGANVLVAGSFVFNSENPMETISGLKTL from the coding sequence ATGACACAGCTTGTAGCGCCTTCTATATTATCTGCCGATTTTAATAACCTGGGGAAAGACATTGAAATGATTAATGCCAGTGCGGCTGATTATATTCATTTTGATGTGATGGACGGTGTTTTTGTTCCTAATATTTCGTTTGGAATTCCTGTAATTGAACATGTTAACCGGATTGCTAAAAAGCCTCTCGATGTGCATTTGATGATTGTTAATCCCGATCATTTGCTTGAACCATTTGTAAAATCGGGTGCCTCAATTGTTACCGTTCATTACGAAGCATGTCCTCATTTACATCGGACCCTGCAATTGATAAAATCATTGGGCGCAAAGGCAAGTGTGAGTTTAAACCCACACACTCCGGTTTCTGTTCTGGAAGAGGTGATTGCCGATTTGGATATGGTTTTGCTTATGTCGGTTAATCCGGGTTTTGGTGGTCAGAAATTTATAGAAAGCACGTACGAAAAGGTAAGGAAACTGCGGAAAATGATCGACCAGGCCGGTACCGAATGTTTAATTGAAGTAGATGGCGGAGTGAATTACGAAACAGGTAAAAAATTATACGAAGCTGGCGCAAATGTTTTGGTGGCCGGAAGTTTTGTGTTTAATTCTGAAAATCCAATGGAGACTATTTCCGGGTTGAAGACCTTATGA
- the feoB gene encoding ferrous iron transport protein B, with protein sequence MKLSEVKHNDPLVITKVLGHGSFRKRITEMGFIRGNEVRVIKSSPFNGPSEFKILNYNVTLRKSEADLIEVVPLNEFDKSTNGNYEGTIDRNIDLVNQSERTRTINIALVGNPNCGKTTLFNFISGSKEKVGNYSGVTVDIHKATFKAKGYTFNFYDLPGTYSLTAYSKEEIFVRKFIYEQTPDIVINVLDSTNLERSLFLTTQLIDMDLRTIIALNMFDELEKNKLTLDKDELAKLLGIPIIPTVSSKGQGIDSLVEKVIEVFEGKDKISRHIHINYGKELENSLKTIRAKVREDKPITDKISSRFLAIKLIEKDNQILELLSKYSNFDEIKRTTAKEIKKIELLENDDSETVITNAKYSFVTGALKETYKNPLKEKKTRSEQIDSLLTNRYLGFPIFTALLFFMFWTTFTVGAYPMDWIDLGVTAFGDFVHTTLPDGMLNDLLVDGIINGAGSVLVFLPNILILFFFISLLEGSGYMARAAFIMDTIMHRFGLHGRSFIPMIMGFGCNVPAILATRSMRNRGDRILTMLIIPFMSCSARLPVYILIISAFFQKNQALILIGLYAAGIVFAFLTAQILNKTVFKNKETPFVMELPTYRLPTFRNVMYHMWDKTKHYLKKIGTIILLGVVIVWALEYFPRETEKSAKFEKQIETITQNNTLNELAKKEQINELQYKLEADRLVNSYIGRIGVFIEPVMRPLGFDWKMSIAVIAGLPAKEIVVSTMGVLYQSPDDDTTVNLQKKLQNEKYESGPRMGQNIFTSASALAFLIFILIYFPCIGVVATIKNESGSWKWAAFAVFYTTGLAWIAAFIVYNIANLIV encoded by the coding sequence GTGAAATTAAGCGAAGTAAAACATAACGATCCACTAGTAATTACAAAGGTTCTGGGACATGGTTCATTCCGTAAAAGAATTACGGAAATGGGCTTTATTCGGGGCAATGAAGTGAGAGTTATTAAATCATCGCCCTTTAACGGTCCATCCGAATTTAAAATTCTTAACTATAACGTTACACTCCGGAAATCGGAGGCCGATTTAATCGAAGTAGTTCCTTTAAACGAATTCGACAAATCGACCAATGGCAACTACGAAGGTACCATCGACCGAAACATTGATCTGGTTAATCAATCGGAAAGAACCCGGACAATAAATATTGCACTTGTAGGAAATCCAAACTGTGGAAAAACAACACTTTTCAATTTTATTTCCGGATCGAAAGAAAAGGTTGGGAACTACAGTGGCGTTACAGTCGACATCCATAAAGCTACGTTTAAAGCCAAAGGTTATACCTTCAATTTTTACGATTTACCCGGCACGTATAGTTTAACGGCTTATTCGAAAGAAGAAATATTTGTTCGAAAGTTTATTTACGAGCAAACGCCCGACATTGTAATTAATGTGCTGGATTCAACAAACCTGGAACGAAGTCTGTTTTTAACAACCCAGCTAATCGACATGGATTTACGCACCATTATTGCGTTAAACATGTTTGATGAACTGGAAAAAAACAAACTTACGCTTGACAAAGACGAACTTGCCAAATTATTGGGTATCCCGATTATTCCGACGGTAAGTTCAAAGGGACAGGGTATCGATTCGCTGGTTGAGAAAGTAATAGAGGTTTTTGAGGGTAAAGACAAAATCTCGAGACACATTCACATAAATTACGGGAAAGAACTTGAGAATTCATTAAAAACAATCAGGGCCAAGGTTCGCGAGGATAAACCAATAACCGATAAAATATCCTCCCGCTTTTTAGCCATCAAATTAATTGAAAAGGACAACCAGATACTCGAATTACTTTCGAAATATTCGAATTTTGATGAAATAAAAAGAACCACGGCAAAAGAGATTAAAAAGATAGAATTGCTGGAAAACGACGACAGTGAAACAGTAATTACAAATGCCAAATACAGTTTTGTAACGGGTGCACTTAAAGAGACATATAAAAATCCGCTTAAGGAAAAAAAGACCCGATCGGAACAAATTGATAGTTTATTAACCAACCGTTATTTAGGATTCCCGATTTTTACAGCCTTGCTGTTTTTTATGTTTTGGACCACTTTTACAGTTGGAGCCTATCCAATGGACTGGATTGACCTTGGTGTTACCGCATTTGGAGATTTTGTTCACACCACTTTACCAGATGGTATGCTAAACGATTTACTGGTTGATGGCATTATTAATGGAGCAGGAAGCGTACTGGTATTTCTGCCAAATATTCTTATCCTTTTCTTTTTCATCTCCTTGCTTGAAGGTTCGGGATACATGGCGCGAGCAGCCTTTATTATGGATACAATAATGCACCGGTTTGGTTTGCACGGCCGTTCGTTTATTCCTATGATTATGGGATTTGGATGTAATGTTCCTGCCATTTTGGCCACCCGTTCGATGCGAAACCGCGGCGACCGAATTTTAACCATGCTTATAATTCCGTTTATGTCGTGCAGTGCCCGTTTACCGGTTTACATACTTATAATTTCAGCCTTTTTTCAGAAAAATCAGGCGCTCATACTTATAGGTTTATATGCTGCAGGTATTGTATTTGCATTTCTGACGGCGCAAATTCTGAATAAAACCGTATTTAAAAACAAAGAAACTCCATTTGTTATGGAGCTTCCTACCTATCGTTTGCCCACGTTTAGAAATGTTATGTACCACATGTGGGATAAAACAAAACACTATCTAAAAAAAATCGGGACCATTATTTTGTTAGGTGTAGTTATTGTTTGGGCGTTGGAATATTTTCCACGCGAAACTGAAAAATCGGCCAAATTTGAGAAGCAAATTGAAACGATTACTCAGAACAATACGCTAAACGAACTGGCGAAAAAAGAACAGATAAACGAACTTCAATATAAGCTTGAAGCCGATCGTTTAGTGAATTCATACATTGGCAGAATCGGAGTATTTATAGAACCGGTTATGCGTCCGCTGGGTTTTGACTGGAAAATGAGTATTGCAGTAATAGCAGGTTTGCCGGCCAAAGAAATTGTAGTTAGTACCATGGGGGTACTATACCAATCTCCGGACGATGACACCACCGTAAACCTTCAGAAAAAACTGCAGAATGAAAAATACGAAAGTGGCCCGCGAATGGGACAAAATATTTTTACAAGCGCATCAGCTTTGGCATTTCTGATTTTTATTCTGATCTATTTCCCATGTATTGGCGTGGTTGCAACCATTAAAAATGAATCAGGATCATGGAAATGGGCAGCATTTGCCGTTTTTTACACCACAGGTTTGGCCTGGATTGCGGCTTTTATTGTTTATAACATTGCTAATTTAATCGTATAA
- a CDS encoding thiamine-binding protein yields the protein MTWKNNKINVAIQVLPEANGKIKYELVDKAIEFIQNSGYRYQVCPFETVVECKFNELAGLIENVHEACELAGTEKMLMNVKIQSNFLSGVSIEDKMEKYT from the coding sequence ATGACCTGGAAGAATAATAAAATTAATGTGGCCATTCAGGTTTTACCCGAAGCCAATGGTAAAATAAAGTACGAATTGGTGGATAAAGCCATCGAATTCATTCAAAATTCGGGATACAGATACCAGGTTTGCCCATTTGAAACGGTTGTTGAGTGTAAATTTAACGAACTCGCTGGTTTGATTGAAAATGTGCACGAAGCATGCGAACTTGCTGGTACTGAGAAGATGTTGATGAATGTTAAAATACAAAGCAATTTTTTAAGTGGTGTTTCAATCGAAGATAAAATGGAAAAGTATACTTAA
- a CDS encoding DUF6261 family protein, translating to MLKILNLLLYKLRNGEYFQFMSDFKSLLLTLTPAAIHSEAEFAEFDAALTKLDDELRVDRGSVLTEELQNIDMDRDNTWRAIDMRINATLLCTIAEEVEAAKRLRRVFDLYGDIRRVTFNEETAGLSNLYGDLEKPKNAGFVTTCGLDNWVTRLNALNVAFKAKQNERDTELANKNSGNAKAVRIEIDPLYEVMVERVNALVSLNMQTPEIENFVKELNQKIKTLEITLAAREGRKDSSEEDDSTPTETD from the coding sequence ATGCTTAAAATTTTAAACCTTTTATTGTATAAACTCCGCAACGGAGAATATTTTCAGTTTATGAGCGACTTTAAAAGTTTGCTCCTGACACTTACACCGGCTGCCATACATTCGGAGGCCGAATTTGCTGAATTTGACGCTGCACTTACCAAACTCGATGACGAATTGCGTGTGGACAGGGGCAGTGTATTAACCGAAGAACTACAAAACATCGATATGGACCGCGACAATACCTGGCGCGCTATTGATATGCGAATTAATGCCACTTTGCTGTGTACCATAGCTGAAGAAGTGGAAGCCGCCAAACGCTTGCGGCGGGTATTTGATTTGTATGGCGATATTCGCCGTGTGACTTTTAACGAAGAAACAGCGGGCCTAAGCAATTTATATGGCGATTTAGAAAAACCTAAAAATGCGGGGTTTGTAACTACCTGCGGACTTGACAACTGGGTAACGAGGTTAAACGCGCTGAATGTAGCGTTTAAAGCCAAACAAAACGAACGCGATACCGAATTGGCTAACAAAAACAGTGGCAATGCAAAAGCAGTTCGTATTGAAATTGATCCGCTGTATGAAGTAATGGTGGAACGTGTAAACGCTTTGGTTAGCTTAAATATGCAAACTCCCGAAATTGAAAACTTCGTTAAAGAGCTGAACCAAAAGATTAAAACCTTAGAGATTACACTTGCTGCCCGCGAAGGCAGAAAGGACAGCAGTGAGGAGGACGATTCAACTCCTACTGAGACAGACTAA